In a genomic window of Stakelama saccharophila:
- a CDS encoding rhamnogalacturonidase, giving the protein MTAETTLPTGMFASRRTVTMGLGGALLGAPALARATTGAPRGAGGWIDIRRFGAKGDGTAIDSGAINQAIEAATRAGGGTVVVPPGRYLCFSIRLKSNVTIILSAGSVIEAADPDRHSGSYDPPENYMEERFQDFGITHVHNSLFYGDGVENVAIVGQGLIHGVGLDRAEPVGSRWHGDKGWISAKALGITPKQAALRNPKEHEVIGRGNKTIGLINCRNVLLRDFTVLKGGHFCVIAHGVTHMTIDNLTIDTDRDGIDIDCCRDVRVTHCTVNSPKDDAIVLKSSYALGRKVMCEDISVLGCKTSGYAMGSVLDGTYRPSEYDAPDKLGPLGRIKMGTETNGGFRNILISDCTCEHSRGILIGIVDGGLMENVMVSDIVMRDPVNHPLFVHLSGRSRAPQGTGIGTIRHVTFANVTVTGAKTPYACGVSGLPGHRIEDVTFSGIRVSGEGGGTDADAARVPEERPTASLEVSFLGTLPASGFYARHAERLTLRDFDVTLARPDARPAVLLDDVQGAIVDGLVSSRARQDAVTTRGSSNVAVGAVQRMG; this is encoded by the coding sequence ATGACAGCCGAAACCACCCTGCCGACCGGCATGTTCGCGAGCCGCCGCACGGTCACGATGGGGCTTGGCGGCGCGCTGCTGGGCGCGCCCGCTCTCGCCCGTGCGACCACCGGTGCGCCGCGGGGAGCGGGCGGCTGGATCGACATCCGACGCTTCGGCGCGAAAGGCGACGGAACGGCGATCGACAGCGGCGCGATCAACCAGGCGATCGAAGCGGCGACGCGCGCCGGCGGCGGCACCGTCGTCGTCCCGCCGGGCCGCTATCTGTGCTTCTCGATCCGGCTCAAGAGCAATGTCACCATCATCCTGTCGGCAGGATCGGTGATCGAGGCGGCCGATCCCGATCGCCATTCGGGCAGCTACGACCCGCCCGAAAACTATATGGAGGAGCGGTTCCAGGATTTCGGCATCACCCATGTCCATAACAGCCTGTTCTACGGCGACGGCGTGGAGAATGTCGCGATCGTCGGCCAGGGGCTGATCCACGGCGTCGGCCTCGACCGCGCCGAGCCGGTCGGATCGCGCTGGCATGGCGACAAGGGCTGGATTTCGGCCAAGGCGCTGGGCATCACGCCGAAACAGGCGGCGCTGCGCAATCCCAAGGAGCATGAGGTCATCGGGCGCGGCAACAAGACGATCGGCCTCATCAACTGCCGCAACGTCCTGCTGCGCGACTTCACGGTGCTCAAGGGCGGCCATTTCTGCGTGATCGCGCACGGCGTCACCCACATGACGATCGACAATCTGACGATCGACACCGATCGCGACGGTATCGATATCGATTGCTGCCGCGACGTACGGGTGACGCATTGCACGGTCAATTCGCCCAAGGACGACGCGATCGTGCTCAAGAGCAGCTATGCGCTCGGCCGCAAGGTGATGTGCGAGGACATTTCCGTACTCGGCTGCAAGACCAGCGGCTATGCCATGGGCAGCGTCCTCGACGGCACCTATCGGCCGTCCGAATATGACGCGCCCGACAAGCTCGGCCCGCTCGGCCGGATCAAGATGGGCACCGAAACCAATGGCGGTTTTCGCAACATCCTGATTTCCGACTGCACCTGCGAGCACAGCCGCGGCATCCTGATCGGTATCGTCGATGGCGGGCTGATGGAAAATGTGATGGTGTCGGACATCGTCATGCGCGATCCGGTCAATCATCCGCTGTTCGTCCACCTGTCGGGGCGCAGCCGCGCGCCGCAGGGAACCGGCATCGGCACGATCCGCCACGTCACCTTCGCCAATGTCACCGTCACCGGCGCGAAGACACCCTATGCCTGCGGCGTGTCCGGCCTGCCCGGCCACCGTATCGAGGACGTGACCTTTTCCGGCATCCGCGTGTCGGGCGAAGGCGGCGGCACGGATGCAGACGCCGCGCGCGTACCCGAGGAACGGCCGACCGCAAGCCTTGAAGTCAGCTTTCTCGGCACCCTGCCCGCCAGCGGCTTCTACGCCCGCCATGCCGAGCGCCTCACCCTGCGCGACTTCGACGTGACGCTCGCCAGGCCGGACGCAAGACCGGCCGTGCTGCTCGACGATGTGCAGGGTGCGATCGTCGACGGGCTCGTCTCGTCCCGGGCGCGGCAGGACGCGGTCACGACGCGCGGCAGCAGCAATGTCGCGGTCGGCGCCGTGCAACGGATGGGCTGA
- a CDS encoding right-handed parallel beta-helix repeat-containing protein, whose protein sequence is MKSIRHLLLAKAFLCTIAVAHAQSASIEIHVAPNGDDAATGTADHPVRTLAQAQKLVRARNADRDVTVILADGTYSLSAPLVFRQDDGGNGHLVIWRAANGAHPVLSGGIAVTDWRPSRAGKGIWEADIPRGIDSRQLWVNDHLAEMARTELPRSAVRFSETGIIINDDRLPDLASLPQQDRIEVEGTGYFTDRFSPVARVERRTLVMQQPAWGNNNWGYDTLAKPYGPEYARLYLRNSLAFLDAPNEWFLDPDQGKLYYRPAAGTDMASAKVMLPRLDHLISISGSYEKPVRDLRFEGLRFSYTSWMGPSTDQGYANQQSGAFLAGPLDARPGDALETCSWGCPGFETRRNEWSQIPAAVQVSAAERITFARNIFAHLGQVALGIGNNADANASGVGLGAHAIEVSGNVFTDLAAGAILAGGVRRDAHHPSERGQANRQVLIQNNRIHKVSQDYMDNSAILSTYVDRALILHNDISDAPYDGIDIGWGWGMNDPGGNPAYRIRERGYYDYPANLVYTEPTTHRDVMVAYNRLHAIKTHYEDGGAIYNLSASPDTVIAENYVYDIPDHIALYLDEGSRYITVRDNVVKGARLWLNVNTVKSFFPQRISPDNKAVGNWHDTTETGGMWTTYQNNLILDDHLVTDGNWPAAAQRVMANAGVEESANLPDYPLDGATE, encoded by the coding sequence ATGAAGTCCATTCGCCATCTGCTGCTCGCAAAGGCGTTTCTCTGCACCATAGCGGTCGCGCACGCGCAGTCCGCGTCGATCGAAATCCATGTCGCGCCCAACGGCGACGACGCCGCGACCGGCACCGCCGATCATCCGGTGCGGACGCTCGCACAGGCGCAGAAGCTGGTTCGCGCACGCAATGCCGACCGCGATGTGACCGTTATCCTTGCCGACGGCACCTATTCGCTGAGCGCCCCGCTCGTTTTTCGCCAGGACGATGGCGGCAACGGGCATCTCGTCATCTGGCGCGCCGCCAACGGCGCTCACCCGGTTTTGTCGGGTGGCATCGCCGTAACCGACTGGCGCCCGAGCCGCGCCGGCAAGGGCATCTGGGAGGCCGATATTCCCAGGGGGATCGACAGTCGCCAGCTCTGGGTGAACGACCATCTAGCCGAAATGGCCCGGACCGAGTTGCCGCGTAGCGCGGTTCGCTTTTCTGAAACAGGCATCATCATCAATGACGACCGCCTGCCCGATCTCGCAAGCCTGCCGCAGCAGGACCGGATCGAGGTCGAAGGCACCGGCTATTTCACCGACCGCTTTTCACCCGTCGCCCGCGTCGAGCGCAGGACGCTGGTCATGCAGCAGCCGGCATGGGGCAACAACAACTGGGGCTATGACACGCTCGCCAAGCCCTATGGTCCCGAATATGCCAGGCTCTACTTGCGCAACAGCCTCGCCTTTCTCGATGCGCCGAACGAGTGGTTCCTCGATCCCGATCAGGGCAAACTCTACTATCGTCCCGCCGCCGGCACCGACATGGCCAGCGCCAAGGTGATGCTGCCCCGGCTCGACCACCTGATCTCGATCAGCGGCAGTTATGAAAAGCCGGTGCGCGACCTCCGTTTCGAGGGCTTGCGCTTTTCCTATACGAGCTGGATGGGGCCCTCGACCGACCAGGGCTATGCCAATCAGCAGAGCGGCGCCTTTCTCGCCGGCCCGCTCGATGCGCGGCCCGGCGATGCGCTGGAGACGTGCAGTTGGGGCTGTCCCGGTTTCGAGACGCGGCGCAACGAATGGTCGCAGATCCCTGCGGCGGTGCAGGTTTCGGCGGCCGAGCGGATCACCTTCGCGCGCAATATCTTCGCCCATCTCGGCCAGGTCGCGCTCGGCATCGGCAACAATGCCGACGCCAATGCCAGCGGCGTCGGCCTCGGCGCGCATGCAATCGAAGTGAGCGGCAATGTCTTCACCGACCTCGCGGCGGGCGCGATCCTCGCCGGCGGGGTGCGGCGCGACGCGCATCACCCGTCCGAACGTGGCCAGGCCAACCGACAGGTGCTGATCCAGAACAACCGCATCCACAAGGTCAGCCAGGATTACATGGACAACAGCGCGATCCTGTCGACCTATGTCGACCGCGCGCTCATCCTTCACAACGACATTTCAGACGCGCCCTATGACGGCATCGATATCGGCTGGGGCTGGGGGATGAACGATCCCGGCGGCAACCCCGCCTATCGCATTCGCGAGCGTGGCTATTACGATTATCCCGCCAATCTGGTGTATACCGAACCGACCACGCATCGCGACGTGATGGTCGCCTATAACCGCCTCCACGCGATCAAGACGCATTATGAGGACGGCGGCGCGATCTACAATCTGTCGGCCAGTCCCGACACGGTCATCGCCGAGAATTACGTCTACGACATTCCCGATCATATCGCGCTCTATCTCGACGAAGGCTCGCGCTACATCACGGTGCGCGACAATGTCGTGAAGGGCGCGCGGCTGTGGCTCAACGTCAACACGGTCAAATCCTTCTTTCCGCAGCGTATCTCGCCCGACAACAAGGCGGTCGGCAATTGGCACGACACGACCGAGACCGGCGGGATGTGGACGACCTATCAGAACAATCTGATCCTCGACGACCACCTCGTCACGGACGGGAACTGGCCCGCGGCCGCGCAAAGGGTGATGGCCAATGCGGGCGTCGAGGAATCCGCCAATCTGCCCGACTATCCTCTTGACGGAGCGACTGAATGA
- a CDS encoding response regulator — MREQCVTSTDTLEGKRVLVVEDEYFVADDLRRGLVGAGVVIVGPVADIDQALKAAEREDVDAALLDINLGGEMSFPVADRLSARRIPFVLTTGYDDWTIPERFRHARRLGKPFSVRIALDCLRQTLTSRQPENA, encoded by the coding sequence ATGAGGGAGCAATGCGTGACTAGCACGGACACACTCGAAGGAAAGCGTGTCCTCGTCGTCGAGGACGAATATTTTGTTGCCGATGATTTACGGCGCGGCCTCGTTGGCGCGGGCGTGGTGATTGTCGGTCCCGTCGCCGATATCGACCAGGCACTTAAAGCCGCTGAACGCGAAGATGTCGACGCGGCATTGCTGGACATCAACCTGGGCGGCGAGATGTCGTTTCCGGTTGCCGACCGGCTGAGCGCCCGGCGCATCCCGTTCGTGCTGACCACGGGATATGACGACTGGACGATCCCCGAGCGATTCCGTCACGCCCGGCGGCTCGGGAAGCCGTTCAGCGTTCGCATCGCGCTGGACTGTCTGCGTCAGACCCTGACCTCCCGCCAGCCGGAGAACGCGTGA
- the pncB gene encoding nicotinate phosphoribosyltransferase: MTVTDIAARSYAHGWRLDPIVRSLLDTDFYKLLMLQMIWRLHPDVQATFTTINRTRSVRIAEEIDEPDLRAQLDHARTVRLTKKERIWLAGNTFYGVKQMFAPDFLDWLADFQLPEYALSREDGQFVLRFAGPWTHTSMWEIPALAIINELRTRAALKGRGRFELDILYARAKARLWGKVEQLQTLPDLRISDFGTRRRHSFLWQRWCVEALKEGLGDRFIGTSNVLLAMDSDLEAIGTNGHELPMVLAAKAESDAELRAAPYRVLEEWSGLYGGNLLIVLPDAFGTEAFLADAPDRVADWTGFRPDSAPPIEGGERLIAWWRERGRDPSDKLLIFSDGMDADTIAQTYRHFAGRVRMSFGWGTNLTNDFRDCDPRGEAGLVPPSLVCKVTSADGRPAVKLSDNPAKATGDRDEIARYLRVFGDAG, translated from the coding sequence ATGACCGTGACCGACATCGCCGCGCGCAGCTATGCCCATGGCTGGCGGCTCGATCCGATCGTGCGCAGCCTGCTCGATACCGATTTCTACAAGCTGCTGATGTTGCAGATGATCTGGCGGCTGCATCCCGATGTGCAGGCGACCTTCACCACCATCAACCGCACCAGGTCGGTGCGGATTGCCGAAGAGATCGACGAGCCCGACCTTCGCGCGCAGCTCGATCATGCGCGGACGGTTCGCCTGACCAAGAAAGAACGCATCTGGCTGGCCGGAAACACCTTCTACGGCGTGAAGCAGATGTTCGCGCCGGACTTTCTGGACTGGCTCGCCGATTTCCAGCTCCCCGAATATGCGCTTTCGCGAGAGGACGGCCAGTTCGTCCTGCGTTTCGCCGGACCCTGGACGCACACCAGCATGTGGGAGATCCCGGCGCTCGCCATCATCAACGAATTGCGCACGCGCGCCGCGCTGAAAGGGCGCGGCCGGTTCGAACTCGACATCCTCTATGCCCGCGCCAAGGCGCGGCTGTGGGGAAAGGTGGAGCAGCTCCAGACGCTGCCCGATCTGCGCATCTCGGATTTCGGCACCCGCCGCCGGCACAGTTTCCTGTGGCAGCGCTGGTGCGTCGAGGCACTGAAGGAGGGGCTTGGCGATCGGTTCATCGGCACGTCGAACGTGCTGCTGGCGATGGACAGCGACCTGGAGGCGATCGGCACCAACGGCCATGAATTGCCCATGGTGCTGGCCGCGAAGGCCGAAAGCGACGCCGAACTGCGCGCCGCCCCCTATCGCGTGCTGGAGGAATGGAGCGGCCTTTACGGTGGCAACCTGCTCATCGTCCTGCCGGACGCGTTCGGCACCGAGGCCTTCCTCGCCGACGCACCCGACCGGGTGGCCGACTGGACGGGTTTTCGCCCAGACAGCGCGCCGCCGATCGAGGGCGGCGAGCGGCTGATCGCGTGGTGGCGTGAAAGGGGCCGGGATCCGTCGGACAAGCTGCTCATCTTTTCCGACGGCATGGACGCCGACACGATCGCGCAGACCTATCGCCATTTCGCCGGGCGCGTGCGGATGAGCTTTGGCTGGGGAACGAACCTCACCAATGATTTCCGCGACTGTGACCCACGCGGCGAAGCGGGGCTCGTGCCGCCTTCGCTGGTCTGCAAGGTGACGAGCGCCGACGGCCGCCCGGCGGTCAAGCTGTCCGACAACCCCGCCAAGGCCACCGGCGATCGCGATGAAATCGCCCGCTACCTGCGCGTGTTCGGCGATGCCGGATAG
- the acpA gene encoding acid phosphatase, with the protein MANRSDHSDGREPLANPRRRLLLGGAAAAAGVAAFGHGDAVARTANPGGGAASGSLDDALREHIDTVVVIFAENRSFNNLFGNFPGVEQPLSKVPRERWLQRDRDGRVLDTLPPIWGGLVPNKQVARHREYQIGEDAFPALDNAPFALRTPEGDPLPQGLVTRDLIHAFYNNQLQINGGRNDGFVAWGDSGALTMGHYGDNNTNMRLWRIARDYTLCDNFFMGAFGGSFLNHQYLIAARPPFYPDADRSPARGRITVLEGDDPKGIRPKQTAESPASAMDGPVRFVPNSLSPDFYAVNTMLPPYAPTYRLDPARPGYGDWSDAHTMVPQRHATIGDMLSVRGVDWAWYAGGWDAAMEGHGNDKAFPSEPNFQPHHQPLNYFVRFAPGTDARKQHLRDGGTGETARTNRFVADAEAGRLPSVTYYKPQGSLNMHAGYSDVEAGDRHIAGVIDTLRTSPQWDKMLIIVTFDENGGWWDHVAPPAGDRWGPGTRVPALIVSPYAKRGAVDHTIYDTGSIARFLARRFGLAKLPGLIERERAMIAAGGPPPGDLTGALDLA; encoded by the coding sequence GTGGCGAATCGATCCGATCATTCCGATGGCAGGGAACCGCTTGCCAACCCCCGTCGCCGCTTGCTTCTGGGCGGCGCTGCTGCCGCGGCCGGGGTGGCCGCGTTCGGACACGGCGATGCGGTAGCGCGGACCGCCAATCCGGGCGGCGGCGCGGCGTCCGGATCGCTCGACGATGCGCTGCGCGAGCATATCGACACCGTCGTGGTGATCTTTGCCGAGAACCGCAGCTTCAACAATCTGTTCGGAAATTTCCCTGGCGTGGAGCAGCCCTTGTCCAAGGTTCCGCGCGAGCGCTGGCTGCAGCGCGATCGTGACGGCCGCGTGCTTGATACGCTGCCCCCGATCTGGGGCGGACTGGTGCCGAACAAGCAGGTCGCACGGCACCGCGAATATCAGATCGGCGAGGATGCCTTTCCGGCGCTCGACAACGCCCCCTTCGCGTTGCGCACGCCCGAGGGCGACCCGTTGCCGCAGGGGCTGGTCACCCGCGACCTGATCCACGCCTTCTACAACAACCAGTTGCAGATCAATGGCGGCCGCAATGACGGTTTCGTCGCCTGGGGCGACAGCGGTGCGCTGACCATGGGGCATTATGGCGACAACAACACCAATATGCGCCTGTGGCGGATCGCGCGCGATTACACGCTGTGCGACAATTTCTTCATGGGTGCGTTCGGCGGATCGTTTCTCAACCACCAATATCTGATCGCGGCGCGGCCGCCTTTCTATCCCGACGCGGACCGCAGTCCGGCCAGGGGACGCATCACCGTGCTGGAGGGCGACGATCCCAAGGGCATCCGGCCGAAACAAACCGCCGAATCTCCGGCGAGCGCGATGGATGGGCCGGTGCGCTTCGTCCCCAATTCGCTGTCGCCCGATTTCTATGCGGTCAACACGATGCTGCCGCCCTATGCGCCGACCTATCGGCTCGACCCCGCCCGGCCGGGCTATGGCGACTGGTCGGACGCGCACACAATGGTCCCGCAACGGCATGCGACGATCGGCGACATGCTGTCGGTACGCGGCGTCGACTGGGCCTGGTATGCCGGCGGCTGGGACGCGGCGATGGAGGGGCATGGCAACGACAAGGCGTTCCCATCGGAGCCGAATTTCCAGCCGCATCATCAACCGCTCAACTATTTCGTCCGCTTCGCGCCGGGGACCGATGCGCGCAAACAGCATCTGCGCGACGGCGGGACGGGCGAGACGGCGCGCACCAACCGCTTCGTCGCAGATGCCGAGGCCGGACGGCTGCCGAGCGTGACCTATTACAAGCCGCAGGGCAGCCTGAACATGCACGCCGGTTATTCGGACGTGGAGGCGGGCGACCGCCATATCGCCGGCGTCATCGACACGCTGCGCACCAGTCCGCAATGGGACAAGATGCTGATTATCGTCACCTTCGACGAGAATGGCGGTTGGTGGGACCATGTCGCGCCGCCCGCGGGCGACCGCTGGGGCCCCGGTACGCGGGTGCCGGCGCTGATCGTGTCGCCATATGCAAAACGGGGTGCGGTCGATCACACGATTTATGACACCGGCTCGATCGCCCGCTTCCTCGCCCGCCGTTTCGGGCTTGCGAAGCTTCCCGGCCTGATCGAGCGCGAACGCGCCATGATCGCCGCGGGCGGGCCGCCGCCGGGCGACCTTACGGGTGCGCTCGATCTCGCCTGA
- a CDS encoding phospholipase D-like domain-containing protein, translating into MIDRAQHDVAIEQFYVAGRSGEALDTVIAALDAAGRRGVHIRFLMEKKGEAMSKPATIARLKRIPNLEFRTLAWSDIAGDGIIHAKFFIVDGREAYVGSQNFDWRSLSQIDETGLRITDADMASRLQAIFDHDWTAQARIAAGRTVPPLRKREYSPVEGHALLVASPNAYDPPGVGDSQATLVKLIRAAKRGIAIEVMDYSTTAFGGGDYHVIDDALRAAAARGLTIRLIIADWAMTDKRLPGLTSLATVPGVEIRVASIPQPASGTIPYARVVHTKVMTIDDAVAWIGTSNWEGGYLDMSRNVEVVLRDTAMEKRLRALENQLWNSGYAASFATAKARPPVHPGG; encoded by the coding sequence ATGATCGATCGCGCGCAGCATGATGTCGCGATCGAACAATTCTATGTCGCGGGCAGATCCGGCGAAGCGCTCGATACGGTCATCGCCGCGCTCGACGCCGCCGGGCGGCGCGGCGTCCATATCCGCTTCCTGATGGAGAAAAAGGGCGAGGCCATGTCGAAGCCGGCGACCATCGCCCGGCTGAAGCGGATTCCGAACCTTGAATTCCGCACGCTCGCCTGGTCCGACATTGCCGGCGACGGGATCATCCACGCCAAGTTCTTCATCGTCGACGGACGCGAAGCCTATGTCGGCAGCCAGAATTTCGACTGGCGATCGCTGTCGCAGATCGATGAGACCGGGCTGCGCATCACCGATGCCGACATGGCGAGCCGGCTGCAGGCGATTTTCGACCATGATTGGACAGCGCAGGCCCGGATCGCAGCGGGCAGGACGGTGCCGCCGCTGCGCAAGCGTGAATATTCGCCGGTCGAGGGCCATGCGCTGCTCGTCGCCAGCCCCAACGCCTATGATCCGCCCGGCGTGGGCGATTCACAAGCGACATTGGTCAAGCTGATCCGTGCCGCAAAGCGCGGCATCGCGATCGAGGTAATGGACTATTCGACCACGGCGTTCGGCGGCGGCGACTATCATGTCATCGACGATGCGCTGCGCGCCGCTGCCGCGCGCGGGCTAACGATCCGGCTGATAATCGCCGACTGGGCGATGACCGACAAGCGGCTGCCGGGGCTGACCAGCCTGGCGACGGTGCCGGGCGTCGAAATCCGCGTCGCCAGCATTCCGCAGCCCGCATCGGGCACAATCCCTTATGCCCGTGTCGTTCATACCAAGGTGATGACGATCGACGATGCCGTGGCCTGGATCGGGACGAGCAACTGGGAAGGCGGCTATCTGGACATGTCGCGCAATGTCGAGGTCGTCTTGCGCGACACGGCGATGGAGAAGCGGCTGCGCGCGTTGGAGAACCAGCTATGGAACAGCGGCTACGCCGCCAGCTTCGCCACCGCCAAGGCCCGGCCGCCGGTCCATCCGGGCGGTTGA
- a CDS encoding RNA polymerase sigma factor, whose protein sequence is MDALRPIDLWFLDEILPHEPIFRAKARTLANSDEEASDLLQEAFAKLMSVDGWQAIECPRAYTLSILRNLAIKRLRRAKLIEFRQLADAGRDEPADIAPDAFQILAGRDQVRLVLEIIDALPERNRRVVRMRRIEGKSLKQIAESLRLSQSTVEKRLARGLELLTRALERADRISVFRDTSATSGRRTG, encoded by the coding sequence ATGGACGCGCTTCGCCCAATTGACCTTTGGTTCCTTGACGAGATTCTGCCGCATGAACCGATATTTCGTGCAAAGGCGCGAACGTTGGCCAACTCGGATGAGGAGGCGAGCGATCTCCTGCAGGAAGCCTTTGCGAAGTTGATGAGCGTGGATGGCTGGCAGGCAATCGAGTGCCCCCGCGCCTATACGCTAAGCATCTTGCGCAACCTGGCGATCAAGCGGCTGCGTAGAGCAAAGTTGATCGAATTCCGGCAACTGGCGGACGCTGGACGGGACGAACCAGCCGATATCGCTCCGGATGCCTTTCAGATCCTTGCTGGTCGCGATCAGGTGCGGCTTGTGCTGGAGATCATCGACGCGTTGCCCGAACGCAACCGGCGGGTGGTCCGCATGCGCCGTATCGAAGGCAAAAGTCTCAAACAGATTGCCGAGTCTCTGCGACTGAGCCAGTCGACCGTAGAAAAGCGGCTGGCGCGCGGACTGGAACTCTTGACGCGGGCGCTGGAACGTGCGGACCGGATTTCGGTTTTTCGCGACACTTCGGCGACTTCCGGACGCCGCACCGGATAA
- a CDS encoding FecR family protein produces MLAIGAGVLADSAPSEAHTRAGERRMVALPGATSIVLNGDTAISWRKHDKHIEVWLERGEIALVLREAPLPLLVHGGKASALLEPGRYNARLTGGLLDVGVIRGTAALSISNTVSADGSGSIVKANEAALVGRETHLHPMNSKQVEALLAWPHGEIVFNDEPLSVAIERYNRQSPVRLVLGDPALGNIRVGGRFTSSNPNSFLKALRASFDIRAERTDKAVVLMGGKKFIRSDLAVPAS; encoded by the coding sequence ATGCTGGCGATCGGCGCAGGCGTGCTGGCGGATAGCGCGCCGAGCGAGGCGCATACGCGCGCCGGCGAGCGCCGGATGGTTGCCTTGCCCGGCGCGACCAGCATCGTGTTGAACGGCGACACCGCAATCTCCTGGCGCAAGCATGACAAGCATATCGAAGTTTGGCTGGAGCGCGGAGAGATCGCGCTGGTGCTCCGTGAAGCACCGCTTCCGCTTCTCGTTCATGGCGGTAAGGCGTCCGCATTGCTGGAGCCGGGCCGATACAATGCCCGCCTTACGGGCGGGCTGCTGGATGTCGGGGTTATCCGCGGCACCGCTGCCCTGTCCATTTCGAATACCGTTTCCGCAGACGGGAGCGGATCCATCGTCAAGGCGAACGAAGCGGCGCTGGTCGGACGCGAAACGCATCTGCATCCGATGAACAGCAAGCAGGTCGAGGCGCTGCTTGCCTGGCCGCACGGCGAAATCGTCTTCAACGATGAACCGCTCTCGGTCGCGATCGAGCGGTACAACCGCCAATCGCCGGTAAGACTGGTGCTCGGCGATCCTGCGCTTGGAAATATTCGGGTCGGCGGACGGTTCACCTCCAGCAACCCGAATTCCTTTCTGAAGGCGTTGCGCGCATCATTCGATATCCGCGCCGAGCGGACCGACAAGGCCGTCGTGCTGATGGGCGGCAAAAAATTTATTCGATCGGATTTGGCGGTTCCGGCAAGCTGA